AGTCCAAATTCCGAACATCAGCGTAGTAAGCGGTCGGGCCGAAATTGGCTTCTACTCCAAGGCCAGCGGCGGACAGTGGTTGTATTTCGACGACGTGGAATTTGTGCTCCAACCCACCGCGACCGGGGCCAACACCGTGATAAACGCCAGCTTCGACGACGACCTCCTGCCGCGGTGGGACCCTCGCCAGTGGACCACCCAGGCCTTTGGCGCTACCCGGATATTTGCCAGCTACATCGAGGCGTACCCAGGGGCCCACTCGGGCCTATACCACGGCACCCATTACCGCCCCGAGGCATACGAGGTTTATACCTATCAAACGATTAGCAACCTGGCGGCTGGTACTTACGCGCTACGGGCGTGGGTGAAGAGCAGCGGCGGCCAAACTACCGTCCAAATGAGGGCCAGCAACTACGGTGGCGATTTAGTGAGCGCGGCCGTTCCGGATACCCCCGACGGGCAGTGGGTTCAAATCACCTTGCCGAACATCACCGTGAGCAACGGCCAGTGCGAAATTGGCTTCTACTCCAAGGCCAGCGGTGGGCAGTCGTTCTACTACGACGACGTAGAGTTGGTGCTGCAAAGCGGAGCATCAGCGGCGGCCGGTGCAACGGCCAGTGCAGCCGCTATTGCTCTCGCCGCGGGCTCTACGCTCTTCCCCAACCCGGCTGACGACCAAGTTACAGTGTCCGTAAATTTTCTGCAATCCACTGCCGTTACGTTGGTAGTGACCGACATGCAGGGCGCCCCCATAGCGCGGTCGCAGCAGCAGGCCACGGCCGGCGACAACCAGTTTGTGCTCGATACCAGAAACTTGCCTAGCGGCATCTACGCCCTGCAAATTCAGAGCAGCCAGCCCACGCTCGTGGAGCGCCTAGAGGTGCGGCACTAGGGTACTGACTTTAGAAAGTGGGGGAGGAATTGGGAAACAGCGGTTGCCCAATTCCTCCCCCACTTTCTAAATGTTCAATATCAGCCCTTGGCCAGCGAAGTGCGGGCCAATAGAAAGAGAAACCGCGAGTTCGTAACGAGGTAGCGCTTCCACAGTCGGCGGGGCTCCAGCCAGAGGCGGTAGGCCCACTCCAGCCACAGGCGGCGCGCCCACACGGGCAGGCGCTGCTCCATACCTGCGTATACCAGAAAAGCTTGGCCCACGCCCAGCATGCAGGCTTTTACCTGGCCGCGGTGCGCAGCCATCCAGCGCTCCTGACGGGGGCAGCCCAGGGCCACGAACAGCAAATCCGGGTCGGCGGCGTTGATGGCAGCCACGTGGGCGGCTTCTTCGTCGGGGGTGAGGGGCCGGAAGGGCGGGGCGCAGGTGCCCACCAGCCGTAGGGTGGGCAGCTCGCGCTTGGCCCGTACCACAATGGCTTCGAGCACGTCGTCAGTGGTGCCGTAAAAATACACCGACTGGCCGCGGCGGGCGGCTTCCTCTAGCAGGGCTGGTACCAGGTCCATACCGGCTACGCGCTCCTGGGGGTGGCCGCCGCGCCACCCGGCCACGCTGGCCACAGGGCCCCCGTCGGGGGTCACGAGGTCGGCCTCGGCTAGCACCTTACGGAAGCTTGGGTCGCGGTGAGCTTCCACTACCATGTGCACATTGGCGCAGCACACGTAGGCCGAGGTGCGGGCCGCGCCAAGGCGCAGGATGCGGTCCACGAATTCGTCGAAGGGCCCCGTGGTGATGCCCGAATCAATAACAGTTTGCGTCGATAACATAGGTGCTAAGGTAAGGGCAAGGCTGCCGGCGAGCTTAAAGAATTAATAAGCATTCTTCTCGCCGGCTACCATGTTCCACACCGTTTTGCCGATGATTTTCACATCAAGCAGCAACGACCAGTTCTCCACGTATTCTAGGTCGTATTCCACACGCTTCTCCATGGCGCCCGCGGCGCGGGTTTCGCCGCGGTGGCCGTTCACCTGGGCGTGGCCCGTTATGCCGGGCGTTACAGCGTGGCGCTGGGCATAGGTGTGGATGTGCTTGGAGTACTCTTCCAGCTGCGACACCATATTGGGCCGGGGCCCCACCACCGACATGTGGCCGAGCCACACGTTGAAGAACTGCGGAATTTCGTCGAGGCTCGACGAGCGCAGGAAGCGGCCCACCCGCGTCACGCGGGCGTCGCCCTTGGTGGCTTGCAACTCAGTGCCGCTCAGGTCGGTGCGCATCGTGCGAAGCTTATAGCACGGAAACAGCTTGTTGCGCTTGCCGGGTCGCATCTGTTTGAAGAACACGGGGCCCGGCGAATCCAGCTTGATGAACAGCGCCAGGATGGGCAGTAAAATCGGGAAGATGCCCACGATTACCAAGCCCGAAAACACGAGGTCGAACCCGCGCTTGGCAATCTGATTGGTGCGGAAGGCCAGTGGGTGGCGGCGCACCGTGAGGATGGGGCCCCGGCCGTGGTAGTGTACGTCCACGCCCTTGTGCAGCGTCCCTTCAAAGTCGGGCACGATGCGGAAGGCCATGAAGTGGTCATCAGCAAAAGCCGACAATTCTGAAATCAGGTCAGACTGGTTGAGGGGCAGAGCAAAGTACATCTCATCGACTTGTTCCCGCTCGCAGAATTCCTTGAGGTCGGCCAGCCCGCCGCGCACCAGCGGCTGGAGGTCGGCCGCTACTGGCTCGTCGGCAAAAAAACCCAGGAACTGGTTGGCCACCGGATCGTGCAGCGTTAGAAACTGGTACATCTCGCGGCCGCTGCGGCTGGCGCCCACGATCACGAAGCGGCTGTGGGGCCGGGCCAGCCGGTAGCGGTAGGTACGGTAGAAGAACGCCACCAGCAAGCGTCCGCTCACCACGGCCGCGCCCGCCACGCTGTACAGCAACAAGATGTAGCGAATGGGCAGCAGCCGTACCCGCAGCAGCAAAATGCCTGCCGTGAGCACCACTGCGTGGATAAGAAAGGCCAGCACCAGGGCCCAAAATTTCTCCAAGTACGTAGTGAGCCGGTCCAGGGAAGTAGGGTTGGTGACTTGGCCCGCCACAATCCACCACAACAGGGCAAAAACGGCAAAAAATAGCGGGTAATCACCGCTAAATTGCCAGTCGCCACGGTGGTAGAATTCAATAAAGCGGAAAGCCCCAAAAATAATCAAGACATCAGCAGCCAGCAGAATCATCTGGTTGACATGCGTGCGGCGTTCATAAAGTATCATGGGCAGGATAAGTAGGCAGCGTTATATCGATGGTTTCGTGCCCAGTGGCAGTCCATCAGGAGTCTTTTCAGAGGCACATACGGAACTAAGGCACCGTTAGCCTTGGCAATTATGGTTTAAAACATATCTAATTGTAAATTTTATAAAAACAACCCGTTGCGCACGATTTTTAATTAAAATAATTATATTTAAAAAACAGAATTAATTCCTAGGCTAAACTGTATTTTATCGTTTTATGGCAGATTGTAGCGAACTGAGAGCTAATATATAATTTTGTTGATATTAATCCAACAAATTGTTATTATTTAATTTTTAACTTTAATTAAAAAAGCCCCTTCCAAAGGCCGTGCCAATAATTAGTGGGTTAGTTCTACGTTGGGGTAGGGGGCGGCTACTTCCACGGGCACGTTGATGGCCGTGGGGAAGGCCAGGAAGTGCGCCACGTGCGGCGGCTCGGGGCCCCGGTGGAATTGGCGCACCTGGTCCTCCACCACTTGGTCGTCGCGCGTGAAGCGGTGGTGCTGGCGCAGGTGTTCGCCCCAGGTGGCCACATAGAAAAATTCGGTGATGCGCGAGGGGTCAGCCAGGTCGGCAAATACGCCGGCGCGCAGGGCCCCGTCGCGCAGGCGCAGGCGCGAAAGGCGGTTGGCCACCGGCTGGAACGCGGCCCAATCGGCGGGCTCGATGGAATAGGTGATCATTACCACCACGGGGCCGTCATCGAGGTCGGCGGGACCGTCGGCTACGGGCGGGTCGAGCCAAGGCTCGGCAGGGTCAAGGTTGAGGTTATCGGCGGCCTGGAGCGGGTACGGCACGGCTAGCAGAACGCTGGCGGCCATCCAGCCGGCGGCCACGCACAGGGCCACCTGCGGGCTGAAGTAGTCGGCCAACTCGCCCCACGCCAAGCTGCCCAGGCTCATGCCGGCCTGGAACAGCAGCATGTAAATGCTCACCACGCGCGCCTGCACCCACTTCGGCACGTTTAGCTGCACAGTGGTGCTGAAGCTGGTCATGGCCATCAGCCAGGCCGTGCCCGACACGAACATGATGGGCCCCAGGATGGCGGTGTTCTCGATGAATGCTAGACTTAGGTTGGTGCCCACGAAGGTGAGCACGCCCAGCAACACCCGCTGGTTGAGGCTGATGCGCTGCCCCGCCCGGCCCATCAGAAAGGCGCCCGCCACGGCCCCCGCGCCCAGCCACGAGAGCATGACGCCGTAGTGCCCGGCGCTCAGGTGCAGCTTGCGGGCGATGACCACCGAGAGCAGCGCCCACATGGCGCTGGCTCCGAACCCAAACGCAAACACCCGCACCAGCACCGCGTGGATGGGCGGCGCGTAGTGCACGTAGCGCATGCCCGCCCGCAGGGCCCCCAGGAAGTGCTCGGTGGGGCCCTGGCTTTCCTCGGCGTCGCGCTTCCAGAAGTAGATGACGGCGAACGTGCCTAAAAACGATACCCCGTTGAGCATGAACACCCAACCCGGCGAGTAGTAGGCGATGACCAGCCCGCCCAGCGCCGGCCCGATGGCCCGGGCAATGTTGTTGCTCACGCCGTTCAGCGTGATGGCGAAGGGTAGCACCGGGCGCGGCACCAGCTCAGTGGTCACCGTTTGCCACACCGGGCCGTTCAGGGCCGAACCCATGCCCAGCAGAAACGTGAAGCCCAGCACCCCAAAGGCCGACACCTGCCCACCCAGCGTAAGGGCCCCCAAGATGGTGGCCACCACCGCCATAAAGCCCTGCGTGCCCAGCAGCAGCTTGCGCCGGTCCGCCAAGTCGGCCAGGGCCCCGCCGGGCAGGCTCAGCAAAAAGGCGGGGAGGCTGGTGGCGGTTTGCATTAACGCCACGAGCAGGGCCGAGGTCGTGAGCGTCGTTACGAGCCACACGCCGGCCACGTTCTGCATCCAGGTGCCCACGTTGGACGCGAGCGAGGCAATCCACACGGCCCGGAACACGTGGTAGGCCAGGGGGCTCCACATGGTGGCCCGGGCGGCTGGGGCAGGGGTGAGGGAAGGAGTCATCAGGGAAATAACAGCGCTCACCGGCTTACGGATGTCGCGCCCCCGGGGTGCGCTAACCGGGTCCCCGGGGCCCCAAGGAGGCTCCCGGGCCGGTACTTTGGAAATAATAAACCGGCGAAAAATTGATTAGGCGAAAACCACGCTGTGTAATACTTTAACGCGCAGCACCTTGGCTACCCCACCCGTTGGGGCGGCCCGGGCGCGCCGGCTAGGGCCCCTAGGGGGCCTGGGCCAACGGTACGCGGGGTAGCATTTATTTGACAATCAAATAACTAAAAATAAAATGACGGTTGACCACAACGCTGCTTCGGCGGGCCTCTACCGCCCGGAGTTCGAACACGACGCCTGCGGCACGGGCTTCCTCACGTCCATCACCGGGCGCAAGTCGCACCAGATGGTGGTGGACGCGCTGACCATGTTGGAAAACATGGAGCACCGCGGCGCCTGCGGCTGCGACCACGACTCGGGCGACGGCGCGGGCCTGCTGCTGCAAATCCCGCACTGGTTCCTCTTAGAGGAATGCCTGGCGCTGGATATTCAGCTGCCCGAGCCCGGCGGCTACGGCGTGGGCCAGGCTTTTTTGCCAAAAGACGCGGCCGCCCGCGCCACCGCCCGGGGCCTCATCGACGCGGCGGCCAAGCAGCTCGGGCTGCGCGTGCTCGGCTACCGGCCCGTACCGACGAACCCGGCCGGCATCGGCGTCACGGCCCTGAGCGGCGAGCCGGTGATGGAGCAGGTGTTCGTGGCCCGGCCCGCTACGGTGCTCACCACCGAGGACTTCGAGCGCAAGCTCTACATCCTGCGCCGGCTCATCGTGAAAAACGTGAAGGAAGTGCTGCCCGGAGGCCTCGACGATTTGTACTTCGCCTCGTTCTCCTGCCAGACTATCGTATATAAGGGCCAGCTCACCACTTACCAGGTGCGCGGCTACTACCCCGACCTCACCGACGAGCGGGTGACGACCGGCTTTGGCCTCATCCACTCGCGCTTCTCGACCAATACGTTCCCAAGCTGGCGGCTGGCGCAGCCCTTCCGCTACCTGGCCCACAACGGCGAAATTAATACCCTGCGCGGCAACCTGAACTGGTTTTACGCCGGCTTGCAAACCTACGCCTCGCCCTACTTCACGGCTGCGGAAATGGCGATGCTGCTGCCCGTGATTGACGCCGGCCAGTCGGACTCGGCGTGCCTCGACAACATCGTGGAGCTGCTGCTGCACTGCGGCCGCACCCTACCCCACGTGCTGATGATGCTGGTGCCCGAGGCCTGGGACGGCAACGAGCAAATGGACCCGCTGAAAAAGGCGTTCTACGAGTTCCACGCCACCTTTATGGCCCCCTGGGACGGCCCCGCGGCCCTCAACTTCACCGACGGCCGCCTGGTGGGGGCCATGCTCGACCGCAACGGCCTGCGCCCGCTGCGCTACGTCGTGACGAACGACGGGCGCGTGCTGGTGGCCTCCGAGGCCGGCGTGCTGCCCATCCCGGAGGAAATTATCCTGGAGAAAGGGCGCTTGCAGCCGGGCAAAATGTTCGTGGTGGACACCGTGGCCGGGGCCATCATCACCGACGCTGAAATCAAGCACCAGGCCGCCAGCCGCCAGCCTTACGGCGACTGGCTGCGCAACTACCAGATTCGGCTGGACGAGCTGGAGGAGCCCCGCCAGGTATTTTCCGACCTCGGCGCGGCCGCCGTGCTCAAGTACCACCAGGCCTTTGGCTACACCCGCGAGGACATCGAAACCGTGATTTTGCCGATGGCTTTGGAAGGAAAAGAGGCCATCGGCTCGATGGGCGTGGACGTGCCCCTGGCCGTGCTCTCCGACCAGCCGCAGCACCTGAGCAGCTACTTCAAGCAGTTCTTCGCCCAGGTCACCAACCCGCCCATCGACCCCATTCGGGAGCGGCTGGTGATGAGCCTGGCCACCTTCATCGGCAACAACGGCAACATCCTCGACGAGGACAAGATGCACGGGCACTGCGTGGCCCTGCGCCACCCCATCCTCGCCAACCACCAGCTCGAAAAGCTGCGCAGCATCGACACCGGCCTGTTCCACGCCAAAACGCTCCAAACCTACTTCAAGGCCGATGGGCTGCCCAGCTCGCTCGAAGCCGGCCTGGCGCGCCTGTGCCGCTACGCGGAGGACGCGGTGAACGACGGCTTCGAGGTGCTGATTCTGTCGGACAGGGCCCTGGACTCCGAGCACGCGCCCATCCCGTCGCTGCTGGCCGTGTCGGCGGTGCACCACCACCTGATTCGCATCAGCCGGCGCGGTTCGGTGGGCCTCGTGGTGGAGGCCGGCGACGTGTGGGAAGTGCATCACTTCGCCTGCCTGCTGGCCTTCGGCGGCACCGCCATCAACCCGTATCTGGCCCTGGCCACCATCCAGACCACGCACCTGGATGGCCGCCTCGAAACCCGCTTGGAGGGCCCCCAGCTGCTGAAAAACTACGTGAAGGCCGTGAACGACGGCTTGCTGAAGATTTTCTCCAAGATGGGCATTTCGACCCTGCTCTCGTATCACGGGGCCCAGGTGTTCGAGATTCTGGGCCTCAACCAGGAAGTGGTGGACCGCTACTTTACCGGGGCCGTGACGCGCATTGGGGGCCTGGGGCTCGACGAAATTGCCCGCGAAACGCTGTACAAGCACTTCCAGGGCTTCCGCAGCAACACCCCGCCCGAGGCCGAGGGGCTCGGCGACGGCGGCTTCTACCAGTGGCGGCGGCGCGGCGAGGCGCACATGTTCAACCCCGAAACGGTGCACCTGCTCCAACTCGCCACCCGCACGAATAATTACGCCACCTACCAGCGCTACGCCAAGCTGCTGAACGCGCACCCCAGCCAGGCCTTCAGCATCCGGGGCCTGCTCGACTTTGCCCAGCACCGCGAGGCCATTGCCTTGGAGGAAGTGGAGCCGGCGGCGCTGATTATGAAGCGCTTCGCCACCGGGGCCATGTCGTTCGGCTCGATTTCGCACGAGGCGCACAGTACCCTGGCCATTGCCATGAACCGCATCGGCGGCAAGAGCAACACCGGCGAGGGCGGCGAAGACCCGCTGCGCTTCGAGGTGATGGCGAACGGCGACTCCATGCGCTCGGCCATCAAGCAGATTGCCTCGGCCCGCTTCGGCGTCACGGCCCACTACCTGACCAATGCCGACGAATTGCAAATCAAGATGGCCCAGGGGGCCAAGCCCGGCGAAGGCGGCCAGCTCCCCGGCCATAAAGTAGATGAGTGGATTGCCAAAGTGCGCCACGCCACGCCCGGCGTGGGCCTGATTTCGCCGCCGCCCCACCACGACATCTACTCCATCGAGGACCTAGCCCAGCTGATTTTCGACCTGAAAAACGCCAACCGCGCCGCCCGCATCAACGTGAAGCTGGTAAGCAAGGCGGGCGTGGGCACCATCGCCGCCGGCGTGGCCAAGGCCCACGCCGACGTAATTCTGATTTCGGGCTACGACGGCGGCACCGGGGCCTCGCCGCTCAGTAGCATCCGCCACGCGGGCCTGCCCTGGGAGCTGGGCCTGGCTGAAGCCCACCAAACTCTGGTGCGCAACCAGCTGCGCAGCCGCGTGGTGCTGCAAGCCGACGGCCAGCTCAAAACCGGCCGCGACCTGGCCGTAGCGGCGCTTTTGGGGGCCGAAGAATGGGGCGTGGCCACCGCTGCCCTCATCGCCGGGGGCTGCGTGATGATGCGCAAGTGCCACCTCAACACCTGCCCCGTGGGCGTGGCCACCCAGGACCCCGAGCTGCGCAAGCTCTTCACCGGCCAGCCCGAGCACATCGTCAACCTCTTCCGCTTCCTGGCCGAAGAGTTGCGCGAAATCATGGCCTCGCTCGGTTTCCGCACCGTGAACGAGATGGTGGGCCGCTCGCAGTTCCTCAAGCGCAAAGCGGGCGTCAGCCACTGGAAGGCCCGGCAGGTGGACCTGAGCGGCGTGCTCTACCCGGCCCCCAACCCCACCGGCGCCACCTTATATAAGAGCGAAGACCAAGACCACGGCCTCGCCAACATCCTCGACTGGGAGCTGCTGGCCCACGCCCAACCCGCGCTGGACCACCAGACGCTGGTGTTCGGCTCGTTCGACGTGCGCAACACCGACCGCACGCTGGGCACGCTGCTTTCCAACGAAATCACGAAACGCTACCACGCCGCCGGCCTGCCCGAGGGCACCATCCACTTCCGCTTCAAAGGCTCGGCGGGCCAAAGCTTCGGCGCGTTTGCCGTCAAAGGCCTGGCCTTCAGCTTGGCCGGCGAAGCCAACGACTACGTGGGCAAGGGCCTCTCGGGGGCCCAGCTGGCCATCTTCCCGGCCCCAGAAAGCCAGCTGGTGCCCGAAAACAACATCATCATCGGCAACGTGGCGCTGTACGGGGCCACCTCCGGGGCCCTGTTTGCCCGCGGGCAGGCCGGCGAGCGGTTCGCGGTGCGTAACTCCGGGGCCACGGCCGTGGTCGAGGGCGTGGGCGACCACGGCTGTGAGTACATGACCGGCGGCCGGGCCCTCATCCTGGGCCAGACCGGGCGCAACTTCGCCGCCGGCATGAGCGGCGGCATCGCCTGGATTTACGACCCCGACGGCACGTTCCCCGAAAACTGCAACCTGGAAATGGTGGAGCTCGAAGGCCTCACCGCCGACGATGAAGACCAAATTCAGGCCCTATTGCGCCGCCACCACGACCTGACCGGCAGCGACAAAGCCCAGTTCCTACTCGCCAACTGGGCCGAGGAAACCGGCCGCTTCGTGAAGGTATTTCCCTCGGAATACAAGAAGGTGCTGCAACGGGCGCAGCTGCAAGCGGCGGGGTAGGGGCCCCGGCAATCCAACGATGATGAGTAAGGCAAAAAGGCCGTCATGCTGAGCGCAGCCGAAGCATCTCTACTGCGGCAGTAAATAATTACTCAGCGGGAGAGATGCTTCGGCTGCGATCAGCATGACGTTCAAACGCAAAAACTTAACTTCCAATACGATAACCCGCAATGGGCAACATCACCGGTTTCAAGCAATTCGAGCGCGCGCTGCCCGCCAAGGAGGCCCCGCAGGTGCGCACCACCAATTACCAGGAGTTCATCGGCCTGTACCCGCCCGAGGCGCTGCACCAGCAGGCGGCCCGGTGCATGAACTGCGGCATCCCTTTCTGCCACTCGGGCTGCCCGCTGGGCAACATCATCCCCGAGTTCAACGAGGCCGTGTACCGGCAGGATTGGGAAGACGCCTACCAAATCCTCACCACCACCAACAACTTCCCCGAATTCACGGGCCGCATTTGCCCCGCACCCTGCGAGTCGGCCTGCGTGCTGAGCATCCACAGCACGGCGGTGGCCATCGAGGAAATCGAGAAGCACATCATCGAAATTGCCTTCGAGAAAGGCTACGTGCACCCCACCGCGCCGGTGCTGAAAACCGGCAAAACGGTGGCCGTAGTGGGCTCGGGGCCCGCCGGGCTGGCGGTGGCTGCGCAGCTGGCCAAGGCCGGCCACGCCGTCACGGTGTTCGAGCGCGACGAGCAGCCCGGGGGCCTGCTGCGCTACGGCGTGCCCGATTTCAAGCTGGAGAAGTGGGTGATTGACCGTCGCATCGAGCTGATGGAAAAGGACGGCATCGTGTTTCGCTGCAACACCGAAATCGGCCGCGACCTGCCCGCCGACGAGCTCCAGCGCACCTTCGACGCCGTGGTGCTGGCCGGCGGGGCCATCGCCCCGCGCGACCTGCCGCTGCCCGGCCGCGAGCTGGCCGGCATCCACTACGCCATGGACTACCTGGGCCAGCAAAACCGCCGCGTGAGTAACATTCCCGTCCAGGGCCCCGACATCCTGGCCACCGACAAGCACGTGGTGGTAATTGGCAGCGGCGACACGGGCTCCGACTGCGTGGGCATTGCCAACCGCCAGCAGGCCACCGCCGTGGCCCAGTTCGCCCTCATGAACCAGCCTTCCAACGAGCGGCCGGCCCACACGCCCTGGCCGCACTACCCCACGGTGTTCCGCACCAGCAGCTCGCACGAAGAGGGCTGCCAGCGCCACTGGGGCATCAGCACCAAGGCATTTCTAGGCGACGAAAACGGCCACGTCAGGGCCCTGCAAGTGAGCGACGTGACCTGGGAAACCGACGCCATGGGCCGCCGCCTCACCTCGGAAGAAGTGCCGAACTCGACCCGCGAAATCCCCTGCGAGCTGGTGCTGCTGGCCATGGGCTTCCACGCCAACCCCTACGAGGGCCTGCTGGCCCAGCTGGGCGTGGGCGTGGAAAAAAACGGCCTCGTGCAAGCCCCCGAAACCACTTACCAAACCAACGTGCCCGGCGTGTTCGTGGCCGGCGACATGCGCCGCGGCCAATCGCTGGTCGTCTGGGCCATCTCCGAAGGCCGCGAAGCCGCCCGCCAAATCGACGTGTTTCTAATGGGGCAGACGGCATTGCCAAGCAAAAACGCGGTGGGCATGTTTGCGTGAGATGAACGCAAGTTCAATTTATAAAAGGGGGCCCGGAAGCAATTGCTTCCGGGGCCCCCTTTTTTACGCATAATAAAGTCGAGCTTCTGTTACCCCGTTATCTCTGTAGCATAGCAGAGTTTGTTGAAAAATCTTCAACTCTGCTAATAGTTGTCCGCTGCTTAAAAAGCTATAATCAGGCGGATAACACGCTTCGTATTTTCTTTCTAGTGCTTAGTCAGGGGAGTTTTTCGAACAAAAAGAGAGGCAGGTCGTTGCCGTTGAATGGGAAGACCACTCACACCATTTATCCTGTCATCGGCTGATCGCCTGACTATTGAAAGCTTAACGCGCAAAGGCCGGCACGCCGGGCGCACAGTCCAACGCGGGCGGATGCTGTTGCGGCTGGCTGATGGGGTGAGCGGCTACCCTGTCGGGGCTGAGTTGGGTTGCTGCGTGCAGACGGTATATCAGGTGCGCCGCCGCTACGTCGAGCAGGGGCTGGCCACGGCGCTCGGCGAGGCCCCGCGCAGCGGCGGTCCGCGGCGCTTTGACGGGGCGGCCCGCGCCGCGCTCACGGCCCTGGCCTGCACCCCGGCTCCGATAGGGCACAGTCGCTGGACCCTGCGCCTGCTGGCCGACAAAGCCGTAGAATCGTGCCTGGTGGACACCATTTCGCACGAAACCGTGAGCCAGGTGCTCAAAAAAACGAGCTACAGCCCCACCGCCAGCAACACTGGTGCCTGGGCGAAATGAACGCCGCCTTCCTGGCCCGTATGGAAGACGTACTGGCCGTCTATGAGCGGGTCCACGACCCGCAGTTTCCGGTGGTCTGTTTCGATGAACGCCCTTGCGTGCTGCACGGCCAGCCCGTCGAACCGCTGCCGCCTGTGCCGGCCCAGCCCGCAGTGGGCGAGCGACCCGCCAAAGTCGGCCGTCCCCGGCGCGAAAGCAGCACGTATGTGCGTCAGGGTACGGCCTGCCTACTGGCGGCCTTCGAGCCGGGCACGGGGCAGCGCCTGGTCGAGGTGTCGGCCCGCCGCACCGGGGCCGACTATTGCCGCTTTATGCAAGCGCTGGACGCTGCTTACCCCCAGGCCCAGAAAATCGTGCTAGTCCAGGACAACCTCAACACCCACACCGATGCCGTCTTCTACCAGCATCTGCCCGCCGCCCAGGCCCGCGCCCTAGCCGCCCGCTTCGAGGTCCACTACACACCCAAAAATGCCTCCTGGCTTAACATGGTCGAACTCGAACTATCGGCCATTGCCCGCCAGTGCCTGCACCAGCGCATTCCCACCCAAGACGAACTGCGCGCGCACGTCGACGCCTGCGTGGCGGAGCGCAATGCCCGGCGAGCAACCGTCAACTGGCAATTTTCGCTTGACAAGGCCCGACAGAAACTCTCCCGCCATTATCAAAAGGTTTGTGCAAATAATTCCCCTGACTAGGCACTAGTTCTACCCACTGTTTAGCAGCTTCACTTTCATTATGTAAGGTAGCTATTCGTAACACTTGATTCGCAATGCTAGAATTATCTGGGGTTGCACCATGAAGTACTTGAGTGTAATAGGTCGGTCTTTCAGTCAATTTATTTATAAAGTTTTCGATTGTTGACAAATATTCGTCAACAGTATGCCAGTGCGCAGTGTCTTCGCTCTTATCGTGAACATCATAATCGATATCTTGAAAAATTGACAAATCAATGTCCAATATTTTACTGATTTGGGTTGCTTCAGCAAACTCGCCATAGCCTCCAATCTGTTCAAAAAATTGGGATAGCCTTTCCGGAAACTCATTTTCACATTTTACCTCCGTATTTGGAGAAATATAATAATCCATTCCCATAGTAACAGAGACTAAACGTGAGGAATTTTGCTCTTCAAAATTACTGCTCATAACTCTCAAAATGGTCTGGCGCAAGTTTAGAGTAGCTTAGCTTACCCCACCAGCTCCAGCACGTCGCGCACGTCGCGGATGTGGTGCTGGGGCCCCAGGGCCATACAGGTAACCGCGTCGCCGAAGCCGTAGGCGGCCCAGCAGGCGGGCACGCCGGCGCTGCGGGCAAACAGCAGGTCGGAGGGCGTGTCGCCGATCATCAGCATGGCGGCGGCGGGCGTGCCCTCGAAGTGCGGCTGCACCACCTCGTAGAACATGTCGGGGGCCGGTTTCAGGGCCATGACCCGGTCGGGGGAGCTGCCCTCGCCCACGACGAGCGAGGCGTAGCGGCGCAAGTCGAGCCGGTCGAGCGACGTGCCCAGG
This genomic stretch from Hymenobacter sp. PAMC 26628 harbors:
- a CDS encoding IS630 family transposase, with the translated sequence MNAAFLARMEDVLAVYERVHDPQFPVVCFDERPCVLHGQPVEPLPPVPAQPAVGERPAKVGRPRRESSTYVRQGTACLLAAFEPGTGQRLVEVSARRTGADYCRFMQALDAAYPQAQKIVLVQDNLNTHTDAVFYQHLPAAQARALAARFEVHYTPKNASWLNMVELELSAIARQCLHQRIPTQDELRAHVDACVAERNARRATVNWQFSLDKARQKLSRHYQKVCANNSPD